One region of Candidatus Aegiribacteria sp. genomic DNA includes:
- a CDS encoding 6-bladed beta-propeller gives MKNEKVDRDCFLTVLVLLIGCGESGTDTSPVENTVRQLEYDLIKVDSVGIDIGDSNYVFGMIVDATYLIDGRIALLDILRRKVLVYSGNGEFLGSAGRDGSGPGEFVSPYSLTFLTDGGLAVSDIQQEKVIFFDSDLCYMRELKGFQLISPGRLRT, from the coding sequence TTGAAAAATGAGAAAGTTGATCGCGATTGCTTTTTAACTGTTCTTGTTCTGCTGATTGGTTGTGGAGAATCGGGTACGGACACAAGCCCGGTTGAAAATACTGTCCGCCAGCTTGAATACGACTTGATCAAGGTCGACTCTGTCGGAATCGATATTGGTGATTCCAACTATGTTTTCGGAATGATTGTAGATGCTACGTATCTTATCGACGGACGCATTGCTCTGCTGGATATCCTCCGGAGAAAAGTTCTTGTTTATTCAGGTAACGGTGAGTTCCTGGGAAGCGCCGGCCGTGACGGGAGCGGCCCGGGGGAGTTCGTTTCTCCATATTCACTGACTTTCCTTACCGATGGAGGACTGGCAGTATCGGATATTCAACAGGAAAAGGTTATCTTTTTTGACTCGGATCTATGTTATATGCGGGAACTAAAAGGTTTCCAATTAATATCCCCTGGGAGATTACGTACGTAA
- a CDS encoding VCBS repeat-containing protein, with amino-acid sequence MKTAFIIILLPVLSCLANQAVQTDWITGPGTNGPVTDWEDVFESSEDISWFSVPGQIALSSIPLAVPVINEVDTFFEGVYTADVGDMNGDGMHDIVAGGYQANELRVWIADGQGGWDSNMVSNSVFGPCGVDVADIDSDGDLDILCTTYTGNRVLLYLNNGAASPTWDEVVIETLFEGGHDVEACDMDLDGDPDILAASAEGDRVAWWRNDGGTPLQWFEQDVSLNPNYPCRIQACDLDGDGNIDVTASAWQGNRVYVWYGSGGSTPSWTEQIVNTSSVYGAHSVRASDVDLDGDPDLIVSAMNGGTLLLFRNEGQSPVQWTRESIESFGSCAYARPGDIDGDGDPDIVASSFSSGGAAWWENESGGTSWTKHLFASGMGSVSCALPADVDNDGDLDAVITCYGIGELHWVELSEFTDSGWLQSSILDTGENPQWASIEWDSYLPANTDIIIRFKSSDDYGNMGSWSAGYSTPSEISGALYRYFQYRIELASTASDVSALVTSFRLNWDATGISGQVNPSATSLTLQGGNPVRGPLTLDLQGALNGDERIMIFDSSGRMVWSSGILDPASISITVPASALCSGSYRACLQNMEGNLISLPLVLLGS; translated from the coding sequence ATGAAAACTGCGTTTATTATTATTCTTCTGCCTGTACTATCCTGTCTGGCAAACCAGGCGGTACAGACAGACTGGATCACCGGGCCAGGTACGAACGGTCCTGTTACCGATTGGGAAGACGTTTTTGAGTCCTCCGAAGACATCTCCTGGTTCTCTGTTCCCGGTCAGATAGCCCTTTCCTCCATCCCGCTCGCAGTACCCGTCATTAACGAGGTCGACACCTTTTTCGAGGGTGTTTACACAGCAGATGTCGGTGATATGAATGGTGACGGCATGCATGATATCGTAGCCGGCGGTTACCAGGCAAACGAGCTTCGCGTCTGGATTGCCGACGGACAGGGCGGCTGGGACAGTAATATGGTCTCGAACTCCGTTTTCGGTCCCTGCGGAGTTGACGTTGCGGATATCGACAGCGATGGCGATCTGGACATACTCTGTACTACTTATACCGGTAACCGGGTTCTGCTTTATCTGAATAATGGCGCTGCCTCGCCAACGTGGGATGAGGTAGTCATAGAGACCCTGTTCGAAGGAGGGCACGATGTGGAAGCATGCGACATGGATCTGGACGGAGACCCGGATATTCTTGCAGCATCCGCCGAGGGAGACAGAGTGGCGTGGTGGCGGAACGATGGGGGCACACCCCTGCAGTGGTTCGAGCAGGATGTTTCGTTGAACCCGAACTACCCCTGCAGGATACAGGCCTGCGATCTGGATGGAGATGGGAATATCGATGTGACAGCCAGCGCCTGGCAGGGTAACAGGGTTTATGTGTGGTACGGATCCGGGGGTTCCACTCCTTCATGGACGGAACAGATTGTCAACACGAGTTCTGTATATGGAGCGCATTCGGTAAGGGCCTCTGACGTCGATCTGGATGGTGACCCTGACCTTATAGTTTCCGCGATGAACGGCGGGACCCTTCTGCTGTTCCGCAATGAGGGACAATCACCTGTCCAATGGACAAGAGAATCGATCGAATCGTTCGGCAGCTGTGCCTACGCCAGGCCGGGTGACATCGATGGAGACGGAGACCCGGATATAGTAGCCTCTTCATTCTCATCGGGCGGTGCTGCCTGGTGGGAGAACGAAAGTGGAGGAACCTCCTGGACAAAGCATCTTTTCGCTTCGGGCATGGGAAGCGTAAGCTGTGCTCTACCGGCGGATGTGGATAACGACGGTGACCTGGACGCGGTAATTACGTGCTACGGTATAGGGGAGCTTCACTGGGTCGAGCTGAGCGAGTTCACAGACTCGGGCTGGCTTCAGAGTTCCATACTGGACACGGGTGAAAATCCGCAGTGGGCCAGCATTGAATGGGATTCGTATCTCCCGGCAAACACGGACATCATCATCAGGTTCAAGAGTTCGGACGATTACGGAAACATGGGAAGCTGGTCGGCTGGATACAGCACTCCTTCGGAGATAAGCGGCGCACTGTATCGTTATTTCCAGTACCGGATAGAGCTGGCATCTACCGCGAGTGATGTCTCCGCCCTTGTTACCTCGTTCAGGCTCAACTGGGATGCGACCGGCATCTCAGGACAGGTGAATCCATCCGCGACTTCACTTACTCTGCAAGGGGGTAATCCGGTGAGAGGGCCTCTTACTCTGGATTTGCAGGGGGCGCTGAATGGTGATGAGAGGATCATGATATTCGACAGCTCCGGCAGGATGGTCTGGTCTTCAGGTATCCTTGACCCGGCAAGTATCAGTATCACCGTCCCAGCCTCTGCACTGTGCAGCGGCTCCTACCGGGCATGCCTTCAGAACATGGAGGGTAATCTGATCTCATTACCGCTGGTTCTTCTGGGTAGCTGA
- a CDS encoding right-handed parallel beta-helix repeat-containing protein, producing the protein MKYAAILLATILAAGCSNPQSSNPAGDAFYVSTSGSDSNTGTSDSPWKTIQYGVSQMQAGTTLRIMAGTYTERVQLSIDASSSSDGILIRNHGDGSVIIDGTGITVPAEFGGLFEITNSNNITLSGLTVRNVSGGMNSMGILVDASSNITIQACTTWNTSSSGMGIWSCSNVNIDSCDVGRACNGGEQECITVAVTNEFTVSYCTVHDGAGGVYGGEGIDAKDGSCNGVISNNSVYGLDRLGIYVDSWNKATNTISVYDNLVYNCDGDGFSAAAESAGVLSNVQFYNNLAYNNTGNGITVGAWGEPGVTHPIDNITIINNTFVGNGETSWGCGVSVENSEADNIVVRNNIMSDNTTCQFNAEAYGTGFIADHNLIDGATDYYGDDYVEGDPEFTGPGSNNYHIGSASPAIDTGSQTLAPATDMDGQPRPSGSGYDIGCYEYQQ; encoded by the coding sequence GTGAAGTATGCAGCTATCCTTTTGGCGACAATCCTGGCCGCAGGATGTTCCAATCCGCAGAGTTCGAATCCCGCAGGCGATGCGTTTTACGTTTCCACATCGGGCAGTGATTCAAATACAGGCACTTCCGACAGCCCATGGAAAACGATTCAGTACGGAGTGAGCCAGATGCAGGCGGGCACGACCCTCCGGATAATGGCAGGCACATATACGGAAAGGGTTCAGCTCTCAATAGACGCAAGCAGCAGTTCCGACGGTATTCTAATAAGGAATCATGGTGATGGGAGCGTAATTATTGACGGAACCGGGATAACTGTTCCAGCGGAATTTGGAGGGCTGTTCGAAATAACCAACAGTAATAACATCACACTCAGCGGCCTTACCGTGCGGAATGTCTCCGGAGGGATGAACTCAATGGGTATTCTGGTCGATGCTTCAAGTAACATCACCATTCAGGCCTGTACAACCTGGAACACATCTTCTTCCGGCATGGGAATATGGAGCTGCAGTAATGTAAACATCGATTCATGCGATGTTGGAAGAGCCTGCAATGGAGGGGAGCAGGAATGCATAACCGTGGCTGTAACGAACGAATTCACAGTAAGCTACTGCACAGTACATGATGGAGCCGGAGGCGTTTACGGCGGAGAGGGTATTGACGCGAAGGATGGCTCATGCAACGGCGTAATCAGCAACAACAGTGTTTACGGTCTGGACAGACTCGGAATTTACGTTGACAGCTGGAACAAAGCCACAAACACCATCAGTGTTTACGACAACCTTGTTTACAATTGCGATGGAGATGGATTCTCGGCAGCGGCCGAATCAGCCGGGGTTCTATCCAATGTGCAGTTCTACAACAACCTCGCGTACAACAATACCGGTAACGGGATAACTGTAGGGGCATGGGGAGAGCCCGGTGTAACCCATCCTATAGATAACATCACGATCATCAACAATACTTTTGTGGGTAACGGTGAAACTTCATGGGGCTGCGGCGTAAGCGTTGAAAATTCAGAGGCTGACAATATCGTAGTCCGGAACAACATCATGTCAGACAACACAACCTGCCAGTTCAACGCTGAAGCGTACGGAACGGGGTTCATCGCCGATCACAATCTTATAGACGGAGCCACTGACTACTACGGTGATGATTACGTTGAGGGAGATCCTGAGTTCACTGGTCCCGGCAGCAACAATTACCATATAGGGTCAGCGTCACCCGCAATAGATACGGGAAGCCAGACACTGGCCCCCGCAACTGACATGGATGGACAGCCAAGACCGTCGGGAAGCGGTTACGATATAGGCTGCTACGAATACCAGCAGTAA